A single region of the Kocuria flava genome encodes:
- a CDS encoding tripartite tricarboxylate transporter permease, whose amino-acid sequence MDTISNLGQGFSVAFDPMNLLFVFIGVVVGTAIGVLPGLGPTATIALLLPITYTMDPTSSIIMLAGIYYGSMYGGTITSVLLRLPGEAASVVTTFDGYQMTKQGRAGTALGISAIGSFIGGTVAIIGLTFLAPMLAQLALAMGPAAYVALMVLGLFLVTSLGTGSTFKSLCMAGVGLLLSTVGQDPIDGSARFTFGQAPLLSGFDFVAVAMGLFGVAELLRSLEQTEKAQIVKTKIKNIWPSRKDMRDSAGAMGRGSVLGFFIGILPGGGGVISSLASYAMEKRRAKDPSRFGKGAIEGVAGPETANNASSSSAFIPLLVLGIPANVVLAMIFGALLMQGITPGPQLMTEHSDLFWGVIASMYIGNLMLLVLNIPLVGVFIQMLKVRQGILVAFSLLIVMIGVYSINNSAFDMWVVLGFGILGWIMSKTGFEPGPLVLAFVLGPILEKSFRQSMLVSGGSLEIFVTDPASAVIFAAIAVMILAKLFGGRLKTRQSRPATTEAHADGEDPATAIAPNPAEGPEQPRPTNSSDAPANTEQTPEKVPVSTRSGTP is encoded by the coding sequence ATGGATACCATCAGCAACCTCGGCCAGGGGTTCTCCGTGGCATTCGACCCGATGAACCTGCTCTTCGTCTTCATCGGTGTCGTCGTAGGCACCGCCATCGGCGTACTGCCCGGCCTGGGACCGACCGCCACCATCGCTCTGCTGCTGCCCATCACCTACACGATGGACCCCACCAGCTCCATCATCATGCTCGCCGGCATCTACTACGGCTCGATGTACGGCGGCACCATCACCTCGGTCCTGCTGCGCCTGCCCGGCGAGGCAGCCTCCGTGGTCACCACCTTCGACGGCTACCAGATGACCAAACAGGGCCGGGCAGGTACAGCCCTGGGCATCTCGGCCATCGGCTCCTTTATCGGAGGAACGGTCGCCATCATCGGCCTGACCTTCCTGGCCCCGATGCTCGCCCAGCTCGCCCTGGCCATGGGACCGGCGGCCTATGTTGCGCTCATGGTCCTGGGACTGTTCCTCGTCACCTCTCTGGGAACGGGATCGACTTTCAAGAGCCTGTGCATGGCCGGTGTGGGCCTTCTGCTCTCCACCGTCGGACAGGACCCGATCGACGGCTCGGCCCGCTTCACCTTCGGCCAGGCCCCTCTGCTCAGCGGATTCGACTTCGTCGCGGTCGCCATGGGCCTGTTCGGCGTCGCCGAGCTGCTCCGTTCATTGGAGCAGACCGAGAAGGCCCAGATCGTCAAGACCAAGATCAAGAACATCTGGCCCTCACGCAAGGACATGCGCGACTCCGCCGGGGCCATGGGCCGGGGATCAGTGCTCGGATTCTTCATCGGCATCCTCCCCGGAGGAGGCGGAGTTATCTCCTCCCTGGCCTCCTACGCCATGGAGAAAAGACGCGCCAAGGACCCCAGCCGCTTCGGCAAAGGCGCCATCGAAGGCGTGGCCGGGCCCGAGACCGCCAACAACGCCTCTTCCTCCTCCGCTTTCATCCCGCTGCTGGTCCTGGGCATCCCGGCCAATGTGGTCCTGGCCATGATCTTCGGCGCCCTGCTCATGCAGGGCATCACGCCGGGCCCGCAGCTGATGACCGAACACTCCGACCTGTTCTGGGGCGTCATCGCCTCGATGTACATCGGCAATCTCATGCTGCTGGTCCTGAACATCCCGCTGGTCGGAGTCTTCATCCAGATGCTCAAGGTCCGCCAGGGCATCCTCGTGGCCTTCTCCTTGCTCATCGTGATGATCGGCGTGTACTCGATCAACAACAGCGCATTCGACATGTGGGTCGTCCTGGGCTTCGGCATCCTCGGCTGGATCATGTCGAAGACCGGCTTTGAGCCCGGCCCCCTGGTCCTGGCCTTCGTCCTGGGCCCGATCCTTGAGAAATCCTTCCGCCAGTCCATGCTCGTCTCCGGCGGCAGCCTCGAGATCTTCGTCACCGATCCCGCCTCAGCCGTCATCTTCGCCGCCATCGCAGTGATGATCCTCGCCAAGCTGTTCGGCGGCCGTCTCAAGACACGGCAGTCCCGCCCAGCCACCACCGAGGCCCACGCTGACGGGGAAGATCCGGCAACCGCCATAGCGCCGAACCCGGCCGAGGGGCCGGAGCAACCACGCCCGACCAACAGTTCCGATGCACCCGCCAACACGGAGCAGACGCCCGAAAAAGTGCCGGTAAGCACGAGGTCAGGCACGCCATAG
- a CDS encoding recombinase family protein, with protein MGKLIGYARVSTQQQDADRQVSDLLAAGVRRDDVYVDSGVSGGRASRPAFDKAVAALESGDTLVITTLDRLGRSTQNMLTLAEALRRRGAGLRVLNLGGGDVDTATPMGSMVFTVMAALAQMELEIKRERITDSVAKRRAAGKDLGGRRQTFTDSQIRNALRLIESGEPATQVARDLGMSRATLYRRIRELPQATSI; from the coding sequence GTGGGGAAGCTGATCGGGTACGCGAGGGTGTCGACGCAGCAGCAGGATGCGGACCGCCAAGTGTCTGACCTCCTTGCCGCTGGCGTGCGGCGCGATGACGTGTATGTGGACAGTGGAGTGTCTGGAGGGCGTGCGTCCCGTCCCGCCTTCGACAAAGCGGTGGCCGCGCTCGAGTCAGGGGACACGTTGGTGATCACCACGCTGGACCGTCTGGGGCGGTCGACGCAAAACATGCTGACCTTGGCCGAAGCGCTGCGGCGGAGAGGTGCTGGTTTGCGGGTGCTGAACCTTGGTGGAGGAGACGTGGACACCGCCACCCCGATGGGATCGATGGTCTTCACCGTGATGGCCGCCCTCGCCCAGATGGAACTGGAGATCAAACGGGAGCGGATCACCGACTCGGTGGCCAAGCGCCGGGCCGCCGGCAAGGACCTCGGCGGCCGGCGCCAGACCTTCACGGACTCCCAGATCCGCAACGCCCTGCGGCTCATCGAGTCCGGGGAGCCGGCCACCCAGGTCGCCCGCGACCTCGGCATGTCCAGGGCGACCCTCTACCGGCGAATCCGGGAGCTGCCGCAAGCGACGAGTATCTGA
- a CDS encoding histone-like nucleoid-structuring protein Lsr2 codes for MVQRVQVLLEDDLEGGPAEETVTFALDGRDYEIDLSAAHAERLREALRPFVAAARKATDQGRRSAGARSTRTSGGDAAKTAAIRAWARKHGHQVSTRGRIPATVREAYHAAAGGQP; via the coding sequence ATGGTCCAAAGAGTCCAGGTCCTGCTCGAGGACGACCTCGAAGGCGGTCCCGCCGAGGAGACCGTCACCTTCGCCCTGGACGGGCGCGACTACGAGATCGACCTCTCGGCCGCCCACGCCGAACGGCTGCGCGAGGCCTTGCGCCCCTTCGTGGCCGCCGCCCGCAAGGCCACCGACCAGGGCCGCCGCTCGGCTGGCGCCCGCAGCACCCGCACCTCCGGCGGTGATGCGGCGAAGACCGCGGCGATTCGGGCCTGGGCCAGAAAGCACGGCCACCAGGTCTCGACCCGCGGCCGCATCCCCGCCACCGTCCGGGAGGCCTACCACGCCGCCGCCGGAGGCCAACCCTAA
- the ftsH gene encoding ATP-dependent zinc metalloprotease FtsH — protein sequence MAERTESTDNKGSGRRARWARWHREASPPRPWRTEGLPKDGGAPQKRSWWRTWGWLLAWWLFVFALTTVQDVGSARVASVPYTEFTAQVQDGNVKEVFARGNTIEGVLKEAADRPEGEGAYTEFTTERPVFAEDDLLTALQSGGTQVSATPVTTERGFFANLLISLLPVAVLVGFWLWALRRQTGAMGGMLGSKKPRRVDPSEVRVTFDDVAGIDEVEDQVVEIVDFLKNPDKYRRLGARMPKGVLLEGPPGTGKTLIARATAGEAGVPFFSASASEFIEMIVGVGASRVRELFAEARKAAPAIVFIDEIDTIGRTRSATGSVGGHDEREQTLNQILTEMDGFTGTEGVVVLAATNRADILDPALTRAGRFDRKITVGVPDQHGRQEILAVHTRKVPLAPDVDLAHVARTTPGMTGADLANLVNEAALLAARRGHEQLTIRDFTDALEKVQLGAERSVVLPREERLRTAYHEAGHALLGMLQPGADPVRKISIVPRGRALGVTLSTPDTDRYGYDRDYLKGRIIGALGGMAAEEHVFGVITTGAESDLQTATGLARQMVGRWGMSPRVGPVQVYPLEGDPRQTGASEALLEAVDEEVRALIADCYAEARRLLADNRDRLEAIVAALMERESLEETEVYAVAGIERRPAAPQLLGAAPGSPASVDSGSSMVATHGRDG from the coding sequence ATGGCCGAACGGACGGAGAGCACAGACAACAAGGGGTCCGGGCGCCGGGCGCGCTGGGCCCGCTGGCACAGGGAGGCCTCGCCGCCGCGTCCCTGGCGCACCGAGGGCCTGCCGAAGGACGGGGGCGCGCCGCAGAAGCGGAGCTGGTGGCGGACCTGGGGGTGGTTGCTGGCGTGGTGGCTGTTCGTCTTCGCGCTGACCACCGTCCAGGACGTGGGCAGCGCCCGGGTGGCGTCCGTGCCGTACACCGAGTTCACTGCTCAGGTGCAGGACGGCAACGTCAAGGAGGTCTTCGCCCGCGGCAACACCATTGAGGGGGTACTGAAGGAGGCGGCCGATCGCCCCGAGGGCGAGGGCGCGTACACCGAGTTCACCACCGAGCGGCCGGTCTTCGCCGAGGACGACCTGCTCACCGCCCTGCAGAGCGGCGGCACCCAGGTCAGCGCGACGCCGGTGACCACCGAGCGCGGCTTCTTCGCGAACCTGCTCATCTCCCTGCTGCCGGTCGCGGTGCTGGTCGGGTTCTGGCTGTGGGCACTGCGCCGCCAGACCGGCGCCATGGGCGGGATGCTCGGCAGCAAGAAGCCCCGCCGGGTGGACCCGTCCGAGGTCCGGGTCACCTTCGACGACGTCGCCGGCATCGACGAGGTCGAGGATCAGGTCGTCGAGATCGTCGACTTCCTGAAGAACCCCGACAAGTACCGCCGCCTCGGCGCCCGGATGCCCAAGGGCGTGCTGCTGGAGGGCCCGCCCGGCACCGGCAAGACCCTCATCGCCCGGGCCACGGCCGGGGAAGCAGGGGTGCCGTTCTTCTCGGCCAGCGCCTCGGAGTTCATCGAGATGATCGTGGGCGTGGGCGCCTCCCGCGTGCGCGAGCTGTTCGCCGAGGCCCGCAAGGCCGCGCCGGCCATCGTCTTCATCGACGAGATCGACACCATCGGCCGCACCCGCTCCGCGACCGGTTCGGTGGGCGGCCACGACGAACGCGAGCAGACCCTCAACCAGATCCTCACCGAGATGGACGGCTTCACCGGCACCGAGGGCGTCGTCGTGCTCGCCGCCACCAATCGCGCCGACATCCTGGACCCGGCTCTGACCCGGGCCGGGCGCTTCGACCGCAAGATCACCGTCGGGGTCCCCGACCAGCACGGGCGCCAGGAGATCCTGGCCGTCCACACCCGCAAGGTCCCCCTGGCCCCCGACGTCGACCTCGCGCACGTGGCCCGCACTACGCCCGGCATGACCGGCGCCGACCTGGCCAACCTCGTCAACGAGGCGGCGCTGCTGGCGGCCCGGCGCGGCCACGAACAGCTGACGATCCGGGACTTCACCGACGCCCTGGAGAAGGTGCAGCTCGGTGCCGAGCGGTCCGTGGTCCTGCCCCGGGAGGAGCGGCTGCGCACCGCCTACCACGAGGCCGGTCACGCCCTGCTGGGCATGCTTCAGCCCGGGGCGGATCCGGTGCGCAAGATCTCCATCGTCCCGCGCGGCCGCGCCCTCGGGGTGACCCTCTCCACCCCGGACACGGACCGGTACGGCTACGACAGGGACTACCTCAAGGGCCGGATCATCGGAGCACTCGGCGGCATGGCGGCCGAGGAGCACGTCTTCGGCGTCATCACCACCGGGGCGGAGTCCGACCTGCAGACCGCCACCGGCCTCGCCCGACAGATGGTCGGCCGGTGGGGGATGTCGCCCCGGGTCGGCCCGGTGCAGGTCTACCCGCTCGAGGGCGACCCGCGCCAGACCGGGGCATCGGAGGCGCTGCTGGAGGCGGTCGACGAGGAGGTGCGCGCCCTCATCGCCGACTGCTACGCCGAGGCCCGTCGCCTGCTGGCAGACAACCGCGACCGGCTCGAGGCGATCGTCGCCGCGCTCATGGAGCGCGAGAGCCTGGAGGAGACCGAGGTCTACGCCGTCGCCGGGATCGAACGCCGGCCCGCCGCCCCGCAGCTCCTCGGCGCCGCCCCCGGCTCCCCGGCCTCGGTGGACTCCGGCAGCAGCATGGTCGCCACTCACGGGCGCGATGGCTGA
- a CDS encoding tripartite tricarboxylate transporter substrate binding protein — MKKHHLRALTATFGITGLALVATGCASSSASGEDYPTKPVTFLMPYAAGGPSDTTARAYGACLGESLGGSFVVENKDSGAGAVAMQDLASAKPDGYTVGLSTNGPLVLNPMSNELAYSKDDFRALGTMAEIPTMIAVPAGSPYTDAEALFEAAKDKPGEITIGVPGATSSLAIELQRLQKETGIEFSMVPTSGSAEIITNLLGGHIDAAFVNDHVDVEAQVKAGKIVPLAAAGEERSEAYPEIPTAQEAGYDLVTTSVYGLFAPKDLPDEIATGLEGALETCNQDPKVIEQIGDRFVPDTFSTGEETAAVFQEMHTRYEPLLGK; from the coding sequence GTGAAAAAGCATCACCTGCGCGCTCTCACTGCCACCTTCGGCATCACCGGTCTGGCCCTGGTCGCCACCGGTTGCGCATCTTCCTCTGCCTCCGGGGAGGACTACCCCACCAAGCCGGTCACCTTCTTGATGCCCTACGCCGCAGGGGGCCCCTCCGACACCACGGCCCGCGCGTACGGTGCCTGCTTGGGCGAGTCCCTGGGCGGCAGCTTCGTGGTGGAGAACAAGGACAGCGGTGCCGGTGCGGTGGCCATGCAGGATCTGGCCAGCGCCAAGCCCGACGGCTACACCGTGGGCCTGAGCACCAACGGGCCTCTCGTGCTCAACCCGATGTCCAATGAGCTGGCCTACTCCAAGGACGACTTCCGGGCCCTGGGGACCATGGCCGAGATCCCGACCATGATCGCGGTCCCCGCCGGCTCGCCCTACACCGACGCCGAAGCTCTCTTCGAAGCGGCCAAGGACAAGCCGGGAGAGATCACTATCGGGGTGCCCGGGGCCACCAGCTCCCTGGCCATCGAGCTGCAGCGGCTGCAGAAGGAGACCGGCATCGAGTTCTCCATGGTCCCCACCTCCGGCAGCGCGGAGATCATCACCAACCTTCTCGGCGGCCACATCGATGCCGCCTTCGTCAACGACCACGTCGACGTGGAAGCACAGGTGAAGGCCGGCAAGATCGTCCCCCTGGCCGCCGCCGGGGAGGAGCGCTCCGAGGCGTACCCCGAGATCCCCACCGCCCAGGAGGCCGGCTACGACCTCGTCACCACCTCCGTCTACGGGCTCTTCGCGCCCAAGGACCTGCCCGACGAGATCGCCACCGGGCTCGAGGGCGCCCTGGAGACCTGCAACCAGGACCCGAAGGTCATCGAGCAGATCGGCGACCGCTTCGTCCCGGACACCTTCTCCACCGGGGAGGAAACTGCCGCCGTGTTCCAGGAGATGCACACCCGCTACGAGCCGCTGCTCGGAAAGTAG
- a CDS encoding SDR family NAD(P)-dependent oxidoreductase: MTSSDIPGKVVLITGGGQGIAAATATTLAARGALVSLVDRDPEALRSTLLGLGPEHHGVIADVTDSPSLDHAVQSTIDRFGRIDSVFACAGIGSASTVAASEVEALLRIIDVNLNGVIRTVKATLPEITKQRGHYLLMSSAAALKHMPRANAYAASKAGVEAFGGALRLELAHKGVSVGVAHPAWVATGMITGSGTRTGDSKTLPWPFNVVSTAEACADRLTDAIEQRHRKVFIPRSLAAMDVLRWLSTGPLWDRRMRAHAAATTMALEQTTSPISA; encoded by the coding sequence ATGACCAGCTCAGACATACCCGGCAAGGTGGTGCTCATCACCGGCGGCGGCCAGGGCATCGCCGCGGCCACAGCGACCACCCTGGCCGCCCGCGGCGCACTCGTCTCGCTCGTGGACCGCGACCCCGAAGCCCTCCGCTCAACACTCTTAGGCCTGGGCCCTGAGCACCACGGCGTCATCGCCGACGTCACCGACAGCCCATCGCTGGACCACGCCGTACAAAGCACCATCGACCGCTTCGGCAGAATCGATAGCGTCTTCGCCTGCGCCGGCATCGGCAGCGCCTCCACGGTCGCCGCCTCCGAGGTGGAAGCCCTGCTGCGGATCATCGACGTCAACCTCAACGGCGTCATCCGCACCGTCAAGGCGACCCTGCCCGAGATCACCAAACAACGCGGGCACTACCTGCTGATGAGTTCCGCGGCCGCACTGAAGCACATGCCCCGCGCCAACGCCTACGCCGCCTCCAAAGCAGGCGTCGAAGCCTTCGGTGGCGCTCTGCGACTGGAGCTCGCCCACAAGGGCGTCTCCGTGGGAGTCGCACACCCAGCCTGGGTGGCCACCGGCATGATCACCGGCTCCGGCACCCGCACCGGCGACAGCAAGACCCTGCCGTGGCCCTTCAACGTCGTCTCCACCGCCGAAGCCTGCGCCGACCGCCTCACGGACGCCATCGAGCAACGCCACCGCAAGGTCTTCATCCCCCGCAGCCTCGCCGCGATGGACGTCCTGCGCTGGCTCTCCACCGGCCCCCTGTGGGACCGCCGGATGCGCGCCCACGCCGCCGCCACCACCATGGCCCTGGAACAGACCACCTCCCCGATATCGGCGTGA
- a CDS encoding tripartite tricarboxylate transporter TctB family protein, which yields MPSATTDTAASAPVTPAVPTGTARKKRSIAPAALLVLGVGAGIGSWQLRLGSLQHPEPGLWPFAISLLVAFSALILLIRPGDDPVEQWTRKSWSIGAGIGILAAFILLFGAVGFLLPAALTLGVWLRVFGGESWRSTLVLAIAGPAVLYVIFNNLLGVPLPDDVLLRAFS from the coding sequence ATGCCGTCTGCAACTACCGACACGGCAGCATCCGCGCCGGTCACACCTGCAGTGCCCACGGGCACGGCCAGGAAGAAGCGGTCCATCGCCCCGGCTGCGCTCCTCGTACTGGGCGTGGGGGCCGGCATTGGCTCATGGCAGCTGCGGCTGGGCTCCCTGCAGCACCCCGAACCGGGGCTGTGGCCCTTCGCCATCTCCTTGCTGGTGGCCTTCAGCGCTCTGATCCTGCTGATCCGCCCCGGAGACGATCCAGTCGAGCAGTGGACCCGGAAGAGCTGGTCCATCGGCGCCGGCATCGGCATCCTGGCCGCCTTCATCCTTCTCTTCGGCGCGGTCGGGTTCCTGCTCCCGGCAGCACTGACGTTGGGAGTGTGGCTGCGCGTGTTCGGGGGCGAGTCCTGGCGATCCACGCTGGTCCTTGCGATTGCCGGACCCGCCGTCCTGTACGTGATCTTCAACAACCTGCTGGGCGTCCCGCTGCCGGACGACGTCCTGCTCCGTGCCTTCTCCTGA
- the glgX gene encoding glycogen debranching protein GlgX encodes MEVWTGSPYPLGATYDGNGTNFALFSEAATAVQLCLFDEDGTEHRIELEAVDAFVWHCYLPHVIPGQKYGYRVQGPYDPSRGARCNPAKLLLDPYAKAIAGEVSWGPAVFSHHPGDPGSFNAEDSAPSTMRSVVISPFFDWQGDRPPRIPYHDSVIYEAHVKGLTMRHPEVPAEERGTFAGVAHPAVIAHLKKLGVTAIELMPVHQFVHDGLLLERGLSNYWGYNTIGFFAPHNGYSSTAEPGQQVQEFKAMVRSLHQAGIEVILDVVYNHTAEGNHLGPTLAFKGIDNAAYYRLVEGDPQYYMDYTGTGNTVNVRHPHALQLIMDSLRYWVTEMHVDGFRFDLASALAREFYDVDRLASFFDLVQQDPVVSQVKLIAEPWDVGPGGYQVGNFPPQWTEWNGKYRDAVRDFWRGAPATLGQFASRLAGSADLYESSGRRPFASINFVTAHDGFTLRDLVSYNDKHNQANGEDNNDGESHNRSWNCGVEGPTDDPQVLALRARQQRNFLATLLLSQGVPMLVHGDELGRTQGGNNNAYCQDNQLTWVHWEQADKPLTEFVAALSRLRHQHPTFRRNRFFSGRPVEREKGQPLPDIVWLNPDASPMVPADWGQPLARALGVFYNGAAIGKDWRGRTITDVNFLLCFNSHDGPVTFTLPPVEYAPQWEVVLDTAGKSAGTRLVAADTPLEVVGKSMLILRAYTAPPAEPDHSVAASLAILTAGTDMAAAPSNS; translated from the coding sequence ATGGAGGTTTGGACGGGCAGTCCCTATCCGTTGGGGGCGACCTATGACGGCAATGGCACGAACTTCGCCCTGTTCAGCGAGGCGGCCACCGCCGTGCAGCTGTGCTTGTTCGACGAGGACGGCACCGAGCACCGGATCGAGTTGGAGGCCGTGGACGCCTTCGTGTGGCACTGCTACCTGCCGCACGTGATCCCGGGCCAGAAGTACGGGTACCGGGTGCAGGGTCCCTATGACCCGTCCCGGGGGGCGCGGTGCAACCCGGCCAAGCTGTTGCTGGACCCCTATGCCAAGGCTATCGCCGGGGAGGTCAGCTGGGGGCCGGCGGTGTTCTCCCACCACCCGGGTGATCCGGGCTCGTTCAACGCCGAGGACTCGGCGCCCTCCACGATGCGGTCGGTGGTGATCAGCCCGTTCTTCGACTGGCAGGGCGACCGGCCCCCGCGGATCCCGTACCACGACTCGGTGATCTACGAGGCGCACGTGAAGGGCCTGACCATGCGCCACCCCGAGGTCCCGGCTGAGGAACGAGGAACCTTTGCCGGGGTGGCCCATCCGGCGGTCATCGCCCACCTCAAGAAACTGGGGGTCACGGCGATCGAGCTGATGCCGGTGCACCAGTTCGTCCACGACGGATTGCTGCTGGAGAGGGGCCTGTCCAACTACTGGGGTTACAACACCATCGGGTTCTTCGCCCCGCACAACGGCTACAGCTCCACCGCTGAGCCGGGACAGCAGGTGCAGGAGTTCAAGGCCATGGTCCGGTCCCTGCACCAGGCCGGGATCGAGGTGATCCTCGATGTGGTCTACAACCACACGGCCGAGGGCAACCACCTGGGCCCCACCCTGGCCTTCAAGGGCATCGACAACGCCGCCTATTACCGGCTGGTGGAGGGCGATCCGCAGTACTACATGGACTACACCGGCACCGGCAACACCGTGAACGTCCGCCACCCCCACGCCCTGCAGCTGATCATGGACTCTCTGCGCTACTGGGTGACCGAGATGCACGTGGACGGCTTCCGCTTCGACCTCGCCTCCGCCCTGGCCCGGGAGTTCTACGACGTGGACCGCCTGGCCAGTTTCTTCGACCTGGTCCAGCAGGACCCGGTGGTCTCCCAGGTCAAGCTCATCGCCGAGCCCTGGGACGTGGGTCCGGGCGGCTACCAGGTGGGCAACTTCCCGCCGCAGTGGACCGAATGGAACGGCAAGTACCGCGACGCGGTGCGCGACTTCTGGCGCGGAGCACCGGCCACCCTGGGACAGTTCGCCTCCCGATTGGCCGGCTCGGCCGATCTCTACGAGTCCTCCGGGCGCCGCCCCTTCGCCTCCATCAACTTCGTCACCGCCCACGACGGCTTCACGCTGCGCGATCTGGTCTCCTACAACGACAAGCACAACCAGGCCAACGGCGAGGACAACAACGACGGGGAATCCCACAACCGCTCCTGGAACTGCGGGGTGGAGGGCCCCACCGACGACCCCCAGGTCCTGGCCCTGCGCGCCCGCCAGCAGCGCAACTTCCTGGCCACCCTCCTGCTCTCCCAAGGGGTGCCGATGCTGGTCCACGGGGACGAGCTGGGCCGCACCCAGGGCGGCAACAACAACGCCTACTGCCAAGACAACCAGCTGACCTGGGTGCACTGGGAGCAGGCCGACAAGCCGCTGACCGAATTCGTCGCCGCGCTGTCCCGGCTGCGCCACCAGCACCCCACCTTCCGGCGCAACCGGTTCTTCAGCGGCCGACCCGTGGAACGCGAGAAGGGCCAGCCCTTGCCCGACATCGTGTGGCTGAACCCTGATGCATCACCCATGGTGCCCGCCGACTGGGGGCAGCCGCTGGCCCGCGCCCTGGGCGTCTTCTACAACGGGGCGGCCATCGGCAAGGACTGGCGCGGACGCACCATCACGGACGTGAACTTCCTGCTGTGCTTCAACTCCCACGACGGCCCCGTGACCTTCACGCTCCCACCTGTCGAATACGCCCCGCAGTGGGAAGTGGTCCTGGACACCGCCGGCAAGAGCGCGGGCACCCGGCTCGTGGCCGCCGACACGCCCTTGGAGGTGGTCGGTAAGTCCATGCTCATTCTGCGCGCCTACACTGCCCCGCCGGCAGAACCCGACCACTCCGTGGCCGCCTCGCTGGCCATCCTCACCGCCGGCACTGACATGGCGGCCGCCCCTTCCAACAGCTGA
- a CDS encoding Hsp20/alpha crystallin family protein encodes MAGLMRRDTFDVLEPFRRLLEGDLQPDLPVSWPKVEEFQDGEAMVIRAELPDIDPEQDVELTVVNDTLRLRAERRQKSEHKDKATYRSEFRYGSFMRTLPLPAGTKEEDITATYKDGVLEVRAPVKQSYELPGTKKIPVTRG; translated from the coding sequence ATGGCTGGATTGATGCGCAGGGACACCTTCGACGTGCTGGAGCCGTTCCGACGGCTCCTGGAAGGCGACCTGCAGCCCGACCTGCCAGTGTCCTGGCCCAAGGTCGAGGAGTTCCAGGACGGGGAGGCCATGGTGATCCGGGCGGAGCTGCCCGACATCGACCCGGAGCAGGACGTGGAGCTCACCGTGGTCAACGACACGTTGCGCCTACGGGCTGAACGCCGCCAGAAGTCCGAGCACAAGGACAAGGCCACCTACCGCTCGGAGTTCCGCTACGGGTCCTTCATGCGCACCTTGCCGTTGCCGGCCGGGACCAAGGAAGAGGACATCACCGCCACTTACAAGGACGGGGTGCTGGAGGTACGGGCCCCGGTGAAGCAGTCCTACGAGCTGCCCGGGACCAAAAAAATCCCCGTCACCCGCGGCTGA
- a CDS encoding SDR family NAD(P)-dependent oxidoreductase — MDTIEHHKTVVVTGAAGGIGRGIVETFLATGDRVIAVDASEAALSELHSSTAGKAADLQTLHGDVTDPSDWERIAEAVHDSPHPAAVLVNNAGISPKRNGQKIPGDQIPAAEWQKVLDINLTGPFLGIQALVPHMKRTGVGRIINMSSLAGRDGGRLGGVHYAATKTGLLGLTRSFARELAPFGITVNAIAPGRIAAGMASSVPEEVNQNYLSRIPVGRLGSADDVAQAVHYFARLDNSFVTGVTLDVNGGSYMG, encoded by the coding sequence ATGGACACCATCGAGCACCACAAGACCGTGGTCGTCACCGGGGCCGCCGGCGGCATCGGACGCGGCATCGTCGAGACCTTCCTGGCCACCGGCGACCGTGTCATCGCCGTGGACGCCTCCGAGGCCGCCCTGAGCGAACTGCACAGCAGCACGGCGGGAAAGGCGGCAGACCTGCAGACCCTGCACGGCGACGTCACCGACCCCTCCGACTGGGAACGCATCGCCGAGGCCGTCCACGACTCCCCGCACCCGGCTGCCGTACTGGTCAACAACGCCGGCATCTCGCCCAAGCGCAATGGTCAGAAAATTCCCGGTGACCAGATCCCCGCAGCGGAATGGCAGAAGGTGCTGGACATCAACCTCACCGGTCCCTTCCTGGGCATCCAAGCCCTGGTCCCGCACATGAAACGCACCGGGGTGGGACGGATCATCAACATGTCCTCCCTCGCCGGCCGTGACGGTGGCCGTCTCGGCGGGGTCCACTACGCGGCGACCAAGACAGGGCTCCTGGGTCTCACGCGCAGCTTCGCCCGGGAACTGGCCCCCTTCGGCATCACCGTCAACGCCATCGCCCCGGGGCGGATCGCCGCCGGCATGGCCTCCTCCGTTCCGGAGGAGGTGAACCAAAACTACCTCAGCCGCATACCGGTCGGCCGTCTCGGCTCCGCCGACGACGTCGCACAGGCAGTCCACTACTTCGCCCGCCTCGACAACAGCTTCGTCACCGGCGTGACCCTCGACGTCAACGGGGGCTCCTACATGGGGTAG